Proteins from a single region of Pyrus communis chromosome 6, drPyrComm1.1, whole genome shotgun sequence:
- the LOC137737147 gene encoding serine/arginine-rich splicing factor RSZ21-like isoform X2 gives MTRVYVGNLDPRVNERDLEDEFRMFGVLRNVWVARRPPGYAFIEFDDRRDALDAVQALNGKNGWRVELSHNSTGSGGRGGGGRGRGGGEDLKCYECGEPGHFARECRTRVGSRGVSSGRRRSPSPRRRRSPSYDGYGRRSYSPRRRRSPPRRRSVTPPRRGRSYSRSPPHRHAHRASPYANG, from the exons ATGACTCGGGTTTATGTTGGGAATTTGGACCCTCGAGTGAACGAGAGGGATCTGGAAGATGAATTTCGGATGTTCGGCGTTCTTCGCAA TGTATGGGTTGCACGAAGACCGCCAGGATATGCATTTATTGAATTTGATGATCGCAGGGATGCTCTAGACGCGGTTCAAGCTTTGAATG GTAAAAATGGATGGCGTGTGGAGCTTTCTCACAATTCTACGGGTAGTGGAGGCCGTGGTGGTGGTGGACGTGGGCGTGGTGGAGGAGAGGACTTAAAGTGTTATGAGTGTGGTGAACCTGGTCATTTTGCTCGAGAATGTCGCACGCGCGTTGGTTCACGAGGAGTGAGTAGTGGAAGGCGTCGAAGTCCATCCCCTCGACGCCGCAGAAGTCCTAGTTACGATGGCTATGGGCGCAG GAGTTATAGTCCGCGTAGGAGAAGATCACCTCCACGACGCCGTAGTGTTACACCTCCTCGACGTGGACGGAGCTATAGCAGGTCTCCTCCACATCGCCATGCTCACCGTGCTTCACCTTATGCCAATGGGTAA
- the LOC137736296 gene encoding uncharacterized protein, which yields MEMESNLVMKNQKLEASGILRKALIIPARNIKFLTFTILTSLPLFCFLIYYESHLQKIMVETLKTLNLPPREAGMNRYLTSFRLSWSIPVEVSRKLNQDFPNELFYLGFLFVVPLHLLHFVTAIPIVYLGSKIHTEESPVMTLREMVKKTFDKTRLKGTFVTFSYVLVLSSYTLLGLTWLGITYYAVFRNFNDFDALLYAVLCWPAFGLLVMYLAWSAVWNVSVVISILDGAGGIKSFGQAIYFSSGCEWRGFSLMLIFFFWEISLRLPCLYSGCYKSRNYFGGIIAQVCLFCFGNVLKWIVCMIYFYDCKNRAVEKKLKMQAKKRGSG from the coding sequence ATGGAGATGGAAAGCAATCTTGTGATGAAGAATCAGAAGCTGGAAGCCTCCGGTATTCTCAGGAAAGCTCTTATAATCCCTGCCAGAAACATCAAATTCTTAACTTTCACAATCCTCACCTCCCTTCCTCTCTTCTGTTTCTTGATTTACTATGAATCCCATCTCCAGAAAATCATGGTTGAAACCTTGAAAACCCTAAACCTGCCTCCGCGTGAGGCCGGCATGAATCGCTACTTGACTTCCTTCAGGTTGAGTTGGTCCATTCCAGTTGAGGTATCCAGAAAATTGAACCAAGATTTTCCCAATGAGTTATTTTATCTGGGGTTTCTCTTTGTGGTGCCTCTTCATCTCCTCCATTTTGTAACCGCGATTCCGATCGTTTACTTGGGATCTAAGATACACACAGAAGAGAGTCCAGTGATGACTCTAAGAGAAATGGTGAAAAAAACCTTTGACAAAACAAGGCTGAAGGGAACTTTTGTAACATTTTCTTATGTCCTTGTGTTGTCAAGTTATACTCTGCTAGGGCTGACATGGCTAGGAATAACCTACTATGCTGTCTTCCGAAACTTCAATGATTTCGATGCTTTGTTGTATGCTGTACTGTGTTGGCCGGCATTTGGGCTTCTGGTAATGTATTTGGCATGGAGTGCTGTGTGGAATGTGAGCGTTGTGATTTCGATACTGGATGGGGCGGGCGGAATCAAGTCGTTTGGTCAGGCGATATATTTTAGCAGCGGATGTGAGTGGAGAGGGTTTAGTTTGAtgctcattttctttttctgggaaATAAGTTTGAGGTTGCCTTGCCTCTATTCCGGCTGCTACAAAAGCAGGAATTATTTTGGTGGTATTATTGCACAGGTTTGCTTGTTCTGCTTTGGGAATGTGCTGAAGTGGATTGTCTGCATGATATATTTCTACGATTGCAAGAATCGCGCGGTGGAGAAGAAATTGAAGATGCAGGCTAAGAAGAGAGGCAGTGGATGA
- the LOC137737147 gene encoding serine/arginine-rich splicing factor RSZ21-like isoform X1, with translation MTRVYVGNLDPRVNERDLEDEFRMFGVLRNVWVARRPPGYAFIEFDDRRDALDAVQALNGKNGWRVELSHNSTGSGGRGGGGRGRGGGEDLKCYECGEPGHFARECRTRVGSRGVSSGRRRSPSPRRRRSPSYDGYGRRSYSPRRRRSPPRRRSVTPPRRGRSYSRSPPHRHAHRASPYANGD, from the exons ATGACTCGGGTTTATGTTGGGAATTTGGACCCTCGAGTGAACGAGAGGGATCTGGAAGATGAATTTCGGATGTTCGGCGTTCTTCGCAA TGTATGGGTTGCACGAAGACCGCCAGGATATGCATTTATTGAATTTGATGATCGCAGGGATGCTCTAGACGCGGTTCAAGCTTTGAATG GTAAAAATGGATGGCGTGTGGAGCTTTCTCACAATTCTACGGGTAGTGGAGGCCGTGGTGGTGGTGGACGTGGGCGTGGTGGAGGAGAGGACTTAAAGTGTTATGAGTGTGGTGAACCTGGTCATTTTGCTCGAGAATGTCGCACGCGCGTTGGTTCACGAGGAGTGAGTAGTGGAAGGCGTCGAAGTCCATCCCCTCGACGCCGCAGAAGTCCTAGTTACGATGGCTATGGGCGCAG GAGTTATAGTCCGCGTAGGAGAAGATCACCTCCACGACGCCGTAGTGTTACACCTCCTCGACGTGGACGGAGCTATAGCAGGTCTCCTCCACATCGCCATGCTCACCGTGCTTCACCTTATGCCAATGG GGACTAA